A region from the Salicibibacter cibarius genome encodes:
- a CDS encoding type 1 glutamine amidotransferase domain-containing protein has protein sequence MSKHIAVLVTDMVEEIELTDPVKAYKEAGHTVDIISNEGNKTINGKNGDEIQADRGIEEVNANDYDALLVPGGFSPDLLRIDPKNSEFAKAFLQDNKPVFAICHGPQFLVETDELKGRELTSFVSVRKDLENAGATVKDEEVIVDGNLVTSRTPNDLPAFNRESLNLLEK, from the coding sequence ATGAGTAAGCATATTGCTGTTCTCGTAACAGACATGGTAGAGGAAATTGAATTAACCGATCCCGTGAAAGCTTATAAAGAAGCTGGTCACACGGTAGATATTATTAGCAACGAAGGAAATAAAACAATTAATGGCAAAAATGGCGATGAAATACAAGCTGATCGGGGAATTGAGGAAGTGAATGCAAATGATTATGATGCATTGCTCGTTCCCGGCGGTTTCTCTCCGGACTTGCTACGTATTGATCCGAAGAATAGTGAGTTTGCAAAAGCATTTTTGCAAGATAATAAACCGGTATTTGCAATTTGCCATGGCCCTCAGTTCCTCGTTGAAACTGACGAGCTAAAAGGAAGAGAGCTAACGAGCTTTGTTTCCGTAAGAAAAGACTTGGAAAATGCAGGTGCCACTGTAAAAGATGAAGAGGTTATCGTGGATGGAAACCTTGTAACAAGCAGAACACCAAATGATCTTCCTGCCTTCAACCGCGAATCTCTAAACCTTTTGGAGAAATAA